The proteins below come from a single Etheostoma spectabile isolate EspeVRDwgs_2016 unplaced genomic scaffold, UIUC_Espe_1.0 scaffold00001614, whole genome shotgun sequence genomic window:
- the LOC116675183 gene encoding velvet complex subunit B-like, protein MKAFATVKVVFESVLNLPKPAASTPLTRYPSTPILAPPPLTNPHDSYPASPYKFYSHPAFLCPHHSHLTNPPHFHSNCPYPLHSPPTSSNPHYFHPTYPSHPTSPYPHHSHRTSNYPLNSHSTSS, encoded by the exons ATGAAGGCCTTTGCAACAGTTAAAGTGGTCTTCGAGTCCGTCCTCAACT TGCCTAAGCCTGCTGCATCCACCCCTCTTACACGTTACCCCAGCACTCCCATCCTGGCTCCCCCTCCCCTCACCAACCCTCATGACTCCTACCCTGCCTCCCCCTATAAATTCTACTCTCACCCTGCCTTCCTCTGCCCTCACCACTCCCACCTTACTAACCCTCCCCACTTCCACTCTAACTGCCCCTATCCTCTCCACTCTCCCCCTACCTCCTCTAACCCTCACTACTTCCACCCTACCTACCCTTCCCACCCTACCTCCCCCTACCCTCACCACTCCCACCGTACCTCCAACTACCCTCTCAACTCTCACTCTACCTCCTCTTAA